Proteins encoded in a region of the Paucibacter sediminis genome:
- the fliM gene encoding flagellar motor switch protein FliM: protein MNQQILSQDEVDALLQGITGESQKLEAEEVQQGGIRDYNLASQERIVRGRMPTMEIINERFARNIRIGLFNFIRKSPEVAIGGIKVQKYSAFLREIVVPTNFNIVSVKPLRGSGLIVCDPTLVFAVIDSLFGGIGKFHARIEGRDFSPTEQRVITRLVEVITTEYQKAWKGIYPLELEYQRSEMQPQFANIATPSEIVVSTSFTLEIGETSGTVYFCIPYSTLEPIRDVLYSTTQGDSTEPDRRWVNLLKHQIQSAEVELVAELGTAPATVEQLLSFKPGDFIELDLEQMIKAKVDGVPVFDCHYGTSNNKYAIKIEQMLTGPETGWLGARNAT, encoded by the coding sequence ATGAACCAGCAAATACTCTCGCAAGACGAAGTTGATGCACTGCTGCAGGGCATCACCGGTGAGAGCCAGAAGCTCGAAGCCGAGGAGGTCCAGCAAGGGGGCATCCGCGACTACAACCTGGCCAGCCAGGAACGCATCGTGCGTGGGCGCATGCCCACGATGGAAATCATCAACGAGCGTTTTGCCCGCAACATCCGCATCGGCCTGTTCAACTTCATCCGCAAGAGCCCGGAAGTCGCGATCGGCGGCATCAAGGTGCAGAAGTACTCTGCCTTCCTGCGCGAGATCGTGGTGCCGACGAACTTCAACATCGTCTCGGTCAAGCCGCTGCGCGGCTCGGGGCTGATCGTCTGCGACCCGACGCTCGTGTTCGCGGTGATCGATTCGCTGTTCGGCGGCATCGGCAAGTTCCATGCACGCATCGAGGGCCGCGATTTCTCGCCCACCGAGCAGCGCGTCATCACGCGCCTGGTGGAGGTGATCACCACCGAATACCAGAAGGCCTGGAAGGGCATCTACCCCCTGGAGCTGGAATACCAGCGCTCGGAGATGCAGCCGCAGTTCGCCAATATCGCCACGCCCAGCGAGATCGTGGTCTCGACCTCGTTCACGCTGGAGATCGGCGAGACCAGCGGCACGGTCTACTTCTGCATCCCCTACTCCACGCTGGAGCCGATCCGCGACGTGCTGTACTCGACCACGCAGGGCGACTCCACCGAGCCGGACCGCCGCTGGGTGAATCTGCTCAAGCACCAGATCCAGTCGGCCGAGGTCGAGCTGGTGGCCGAGCTCGGCACCGCGCCGGCCACGGTGGAGCAGCTGCTGTCCTTCAAGCCGGGCGACTTCATCGAGCTCGACCTGGAGCAGATGATCAAGGCCAAGGTCGATGGCGTGCCGGTGTTCGACTGCCATTACGGCACCTCCAACAACAAATACGCCATCAAGATTGAACAAATGCTGACCGGTCCCGAGACCGGTTGGCTGGGAGCGCGCAATGCCACCTGA
- the fliR gene encoding flagellar biosynthetic protein FliR: MFSLTEAQLLAWLNPLLWPFVRTLALFAGLPVFSQRNMPMRVRVGLSIFVAMAAQPSLPPMPLTPLDSLPMLLLLVAQQLLIGLSMGFAVRLVFAALEFAGELIGLQMGLNFAGFFDPATGSQGTASARFFGSMVAFLFIAINGHLLLINAMVQSFQAFPVGDEPFHFLRVAQPQVWGAEIFRIGLWIALPLITMLMFVNLVLGVIARVAPQISVFSVGFPLTVSIGLIGMVATLPLMQTPFMVAMERLLAAFT; encoded by the coding sequence ATGTTCAGCCTCACCGAGGCCCAGCTGCTGGCCTGGCTGAATCCGCTGCTGTGGCCCTTCGTGCGCACGCTGGCGCTGTTCGCCGGCCTGCCGGTGTTCAGCCAGCGCAATATGCCGATGCGCGTGCGCGTGGGGCTTTCGATCTTCGTGGCGATGGCGGCCCAGCCCTCGCTGCCGCCGATGCCGCTGACGCCGCTGGATTCCCTGCCCATGCTGCTCCTGCTGGTGGCGCAGCAGCTGCTGATCGGGCTGTCGATGGGTTTCGCGGTGCGCCTGGTGTTCGCCGCGCTGGAGTTTGCCGGCGAGCTCATCGGCCTACAGATGGGGCTGAATTTCGCCGGCTTCTTCGACCCCGCCACCGGCAGCCAGGGCACCGCCAGCGCGCGCTTCTTCGGCAGCATGGTGGCCTTTCTCTTCATCGCCATCAACGGCCACCTGCTGCTCATCAACGCGATGGTGCAGAGCTTCCAGGCCTTTCCGGTGGGCGACGAGCCCTTCCACTTTCTGCGTGTGGCCCAGCCCCAGGTCTGGGGCGCCGAGATCTTCCGCATCGGCCTGTGGATCGCCCTGCCCCTCATCACCATGCTGATGTTCGTGAACCTGGTGCTGGGCGTGATCGCGCGCGTGGCGCCGCAGATCAGCGTGTTCTCGGTGGGTTTTCCGCTCACCGTGAGCATCGGCCTGATCGGCATGGTCGCCACCCTGCCGCTGATGCAGACGCCCTTCATGGTGGCGATGGAGCGGCTGCTCGCCGCCTTCACCTGA
- a CDS encoding flagellar hook-length control protein FliK, which translates to MHTNKSAALSNTLTNLLPGSAAGKQRSAGTELGASFATLFKSSREQTPAAPPKAASPAPAPASAPAPAPAPSATAAKPAAPKPGATRQQGPDAEHTQDRNAEDATAPAAESKARASTKHAAAKQAPDANTAEAGQRALAATADVAVDARCTDPAELGDEAGTDKAEADGEDQSGVAIAAGAQPQAAATALPQLSAEQLAAQLQAATRRPESDEPTAAGSEEGAVSGGEHRIEHAHARPGAPELAAADAATAGADPAAAQSAATAAGPANPLARPELAGLQAAGAEASAAPLKPADTEGHGALSFQQMLGQASQTQANAAANPGGAAADTRMLPIRQELHSPGFAPAMGAQLSLLASEGVQSAQLLLNPAEMGPVAVQIVLDGQQAQISFHSDQAETRAVLERSLPDLAAALRENGLTLSGGGVFQQDAGTRQQQQADAAAQARGQARGHLNSGMGEPEPLPAAPRRAAVARGVLDTYA; encoded by the coding sequence ATGCACACGAACAAGTCCGCCGCGCTGAGCAACACGCTCACCAATCTCTTGCCGGGCAGCGCCGCAGGCAAGCAGCGCAGCGCGGGCACGGAGCTGGGCGCCAGCTTCGCCACCTTGTTCAAGAGCAGCCGCGAGCAAACGCCCGCCGCGCCGCCCAAGGCGGCCAGCCCTGCACCCGCGCCGGCATCCGCACCTGCTCCGGCGCCCGCGCCGAGTGCCACCGCTGCCAAGCCGGCTGCGCCCAAGCCCGGCGCCACGCGCCAACAGGGCCCGGACGCCGAGCACACGCAGGACCGTAACGCCGAGGACGCCACCGCACCGGCCGCCGAGAGCAAGGCGCGCGCGAGCACCAAGCATGCAGCCGCCAAGCAGGCGCCCGACGCGAACACTGCCGAGGCGGGCCAGCGCGCCCTGGCGGCCACCGCCGACGTGGCCGTGGATGCCCGCTGCACCGACCCCGCCGAGCTGGGCGATGAGGCGGGCACCGACAAGGCCGAGGCGGACGGCGAAGACCAGTCAGGCGTCGCCATCGCGGCCGGCGCACAGCCACAGGCGGCTGCCACGGCCCTGCCCCAACTTAGCGCCGAGCAGCTCGCTGCCCAGTTGCAGGCCGCCACGCGCCGGCCCGAGTCCGACGAGCCCACCGCTGCCGGTTCGGAGGAAGGCGCCGTGAGCGGCGGCGAACACCGGATCGAACACGCGCACGCTCGCCCGGGCGCGCCAGAGCTGGCCGCTGCCGACGCGGCCACCGCCGGCGCGGACCCGGCTGCGGCCCAGAGCGCGGCCACGGCGGCCGGCCCGGCCAACCCGCTCGCGCGACCCGAACTTGCGGGCCTGCAGGCCGCCGGCGCCGAGGCCTCGGCCGCGCCGCTCAAGCCAGCGGACACCGAAGGCCATGGCGCGCTCAGCTTCCAGCAGATGCTGGGTCAGGCCAGCCAGACCCAGGCCAACGCCGCGGCCAACCCCGGCGGCGCGGCCGCCGACACGCGCATGCTGCCGATCCGGCAAGAGCTGCACAGCCCCGGCTTCGCGCCCGCGATGGGTGCGCAGCTGAGCCTGCTGGCCAGCGAGGGCGTGCAGAGCGCCCAGCTGCTGCTGAACCCGGCCGAGATGGGCCCGGTGGCGGTGCAGATCGTGCTCGACGGCCAGCAGGCCCAGATCTCCTTCCACAGCGACCAGGCGGAGACGCGCGCCGTGCTCGAGCGCAGCCTGCCCGACCTGGCGGCGGCGCTGCGCGAGAACGGCCTCACGCTGAGCGGTGGCGGCGTGTTCCAGCAGGACGCCGGCACGCGCCAGCAACAGCAGGCCGACGCCGCCGCGCAGGCGCGTGGCCAGGCGCGCGGCCATCTGAACAGCGGCATGGGCGAGCCTGAGCCCCTGCCGGCAGCACCGCGCCGCGCTGCCGTCGCGCGCGGCGTGCTCGACACCTACGCCTGA
- a CDS encoding TonB-dependent receptor plug domain-containing protein: MNDRVSVPGLALGLALALGLSGPAAWGQNAAAEEPPSLEELLRQGLSEVPRDIEVSTATRFAQGATRAPALTHVLTAADIQSYGLRHMADILRLLPGLQVSSNTVFTYVGARGLGRPGDYNTRLLFLLDGRRINENVHDAGFVGGEFPVEADQIERVEFTPGPGSALYGNNAFFGVINIVTKRADKLSGLELRASAASHRYGELRASTGGRLHEGGLEWGAWVSGYERPELELPPYVGPRTTPQYLPRDWDRGGKFGAYLSWQGLTLRLGHVERLRGTPTVLDRLPQLQLDQRRAALRDSFASVALERTLGEDWDLWLSLSTQRFLFRDDDPYRDEQGLRQQFRSDNLGRWSIAEARLGTQRWAGHYLSLGVEYQHDAQQRISYGNVGEPEWGAFWGNDRRWGLFIQDEWRVASQHTLVLGLRRDDAVEAGKSLNPRAAWVWALREDATLRLAYGSAFRGANLYEFQVNALYEREQPRRERIRTLELSLDHALTRQWRYQVSVYQSRLHDLITASGAQGIFENATPVRSRGLDLALQGQWAGGQRGELSWSLQQSRDAEGQRLSNSPRQLLKARWSMPVLPQVLRQDLRLGLQALALSRHDTPALPQPGYALLHANLLWQPDHATDVALGIYNLADKRVIERADPGSGPGEKQEGRMLQLSLTRRFGS; this comes from the coding sequence ATGAATGATCGCGTATCGGTGCCAGGATTGGCCTTGGGCCTGGCGCTGGCGCTGGGCCTCAGCGGGCCGGCGGCCTGGGGCCAGAATGCTGCGGCCGAGGAGCCGCCCAGCCTCGAGGAACTGCTGCGCCAGGGGCTCTCGGAAGTGCCGCGCGACATCGAGGTGTCGACCGCGACGCGTTTTGCCCAGGGCGCGACGCGCGCACCGGCGCTCACCCATGTGCTGACGGCGGCCGACATCCAGAGCTATGGCCTGCGCCACATGGCGGACATCCTGCGCCTGCTGCCCGGCCTGCAGGTCAGCAGCAACACCGTCTTCACCTATGTGGGCGCGCGGGGCCTGGGCCGCCCGGGCGACTACAACACCCGCTTGCTGTTTCTGCTGGACGGCCGCCGCATCAACGAGAACGTGCACGACGCCGGTTTCGTCGGCGGCGAGTTCCCGGTCGAGGCCGACCAGATCGAGCGCGTCGAGTTCACGCCCGGGCCGGGTTCGGCGCTGTATGGCAACAACGCCTTCTTCGGCGTCATCAACATCGTCACCAAGCGGGCCGACAAGCTGTCCGGCCTGGAGCTGCGCGCCAGCGCCGCCTCGCACCGCTATGGCGAGCTGCGCGCCAGCACCGGCGGGCGCCTGCACGAGGGTGGCCTGGAGTGGGGCGCCTGGGTGAGCGGCTACGAGCGCCCCGAGCTGGAACTGCCGCCCTATGTGGGCCCGCGCACCACGCCGCAATACCTGCCCAGGGACTGGGATCGCGGCGGCAAGTTCGGCGCCTATCTCAGCTGGCAAGGCCTGACCCTCAGGCTGGGCCATGTGGAGCGCCTGCGCGGCACGCCCACCGTGCTGGATCGCCTGCCGCAGCTGCAGCTGGACCAGCGCCGCGCCGCGCTGCGCGACAGCTTTGCCTCGGTCGCGCTGGAGCGCACGCTGGGCGAGGACTGGGACCTGTGGCTGAGCCTGTCGACCCAGCGCTTCCTGTTCCGCGACGACGATCCCTACCGCGACGAGCAGGGCCTGCGCCAGCAGTTCCGCAGCGACAACCTGGGGCGCTGGAGCATCGCCGAGGCGCGCCTGGGCACGCAGCGCTGGGCGGGCCATTACCTCAGCCTGGGCGTCGAGTACCAGCATGACGCGCAGCAGCGCATCAGCTATGGCAATGTCGGCGAGCCCGAATGGGGCGCCTTCTGGGGCAATGACCGGCGCTGGGGCCTGTTCATCCAGGACGAATGGCGCGTTGCCAGCCAGCACACGCTGGTGCTGGGCCTGCGGCGCGACGATGCGGTGGAGGCCGGCAAGAGCCTCAACCCGCGCGCGGCCTGGGTCTGGGCGCTGCGCGAGGACGCCACGCTGCGCCTCGCCTATGGCAGCGCCTTCCGCGGCGCCAATCTTTACGAGTTCCAGGTGAATGCGCTGTACGAGCGCGAGCAGCCGCGGCGCGAGCGCATCCGCACCCTGGAGCTGTCGCTGGACCATGCGCTCACGCGCCAGTGGCGCTACCAAGTCTCGGTCTACCAGTCGCGCCTGCACGACCTCATCACCGCCAGCGGCGCGCAGGGCATCTTCGAGAACGCCACGCCGGTGCGCAGCCGCGGGCTGGACCTGGCGCTTCAGGGGCAATGGGCCGGCGGGCAGCGCGGCGAGCTGAGCTGGAGCCTGCAGCAGTCCCGCGATGCCGAGGGCCAGCGCCTGAGCAATTCGCCGCGCCAACTGCTGAAGGCGCGCTGGAGCATGCCGGTGTTGCCGCAGGTTTTGCGCCAGGACCTGCGCCTGGGTCTGCAGGCCCTGGCCCTGAGCCGGCACGACACGCCGGCCCTGCCGCAGCCCGGCTATGCGCTGCTGCACGCCAACCTCTTGTGGCAGCCCGATCACGCCACCGATGTGGCGCTGGGCATCTACAACCTGGCGGACAAGCGCGTGATCGAGCGCGCCGATCCCGGCAGCGGCCCGGGCGAGAAACAGGAAGGGCGCATGCTGCAGCTGAGCCTGACGCGGCGCTTCGGATCATGA
- a CDS encoding YfiR family protein: MSRLRILLWLCLALYLALCQPAARAAGGLDEAQMRAAFVHRFAQYTQWPPPPLREFTYCTAGIEGDGEAWRNLPNRPMGGLPIQILNLDSPQQVGQCQLLVLGHSDRAELRRWMHALGDLPVLVVGASPEAYRAGASIVLMLEPQGLAFRVNNTEAKRRGLLLSSQMLKLAREVR; this comes from the coding sequence ATGAGCCGCCTGCGCATCTTGCTGTGGCTGTGCCTGGCCCTCTACCTGGCCCTGTGCCAGCCGGCGGCGCGCGCGGCGGGCGGCCTGGACGAGGCGCAGATGCGCGCCGCCTTCGTGCACCGCTTTGCCCAGTACACGCAATGGCCGCCGCCGCCGTTGCGCGAGTTCACCTATTGCACGGCCGGCATCGAGGGGGATGGCGAGGCCTGGCGCAATCTGCCCAACCGGCCCATGGGCGGGCTGCCGATCCAGATCCTCAACCTGGATTCACCGCAGCAGGTCGGGCAATGCCAGCTGCTGGTGCTGGGCCATAGCGACCGCGCCGAGCTGCGGCGCTGGATGCATGCGCTGGGCGACCTGCCGGTGCTGGTGGTGGGGGCCTCGCCCGAGGCCTACCGCGCCGGCGCCAGCATCGTGCTGATGCTGGAGCCGCAGGGCCTGGCCTTCCGCGTCAACAACACCGAGGCCAAGCGGCGTGGCCTGCTGCTGAGCTCGCAGATGCTGAAGCTGGCGCGCGAGGTGCGATAG
- a CDS encoding sensor domain-containing diguanylate cyclase: protein MPLSAPHKLSEPSPAASRAAGPSSLVRRLTLLNLLVLSLTMLLTFAFIAEAFWLAARERQQRAAELSAMLLANNLAPMMAFEDGAAGQAELQAFARRGDLRLVQVLRTDGSPFASWAPGPAPAAAPGALGDAELEVWAAVQLKGENIGSIRLRESLQQLRQFAWQMSLMGLVLILLAILVAAWVLGRVQRRALAPIVELSQLADRVARQRDYGLRAAVRRRDEVGRLAERFNAMLKRIEVWQGELNEQLHQEQVAGQQLQQLAHRDALTQLPNRLFFQSELQRQVGHAVQAGELMALMFIDLDNFKTVNDSHGHEAGDAVLREMAHRMASVLRSTDLLCRLGGDEFALLLPGLADTAAAEHLAERLIAAVRAPLHVQQQLMPVGATVGLAFCPQDSSDPAELLKLADQAMYEAKRAGKNTYRRAGHVDE, encoded by the coding sequence ATGCCTCTATCCGCGCCTCACAAGCTGAGCGAGCCCAGCCCTGCCGCGTCGCGCGCGGCCGGGCCGAGCTCGCTGGTGCGGCGGCTCACGCTGCTGAACCTGCTGGTGCTGAGCCTGACCATGCTGCTGACCTTTGCCTTCATTGCCGAGGCCTTCTGGCTGGCCGCGCGCGAGCGCCAGCAGCGTGCGGCCGAGCTCAGCGCCATGCTGTTGGCCAACAACCTGGCGCCCATGATGGCCTTCGAGGACGGCGCGGCGGGGCAGGCCGAGCTGCAGGCCTTTGCCAGGCGCGGCGATCTGCGGCTGGTGCAGGTGCTGCGCACGGACGGCAGCCCCTTCGCCAGCTGGGCGCCGGGGCCGGCGCCGGCGGCTGCGCCGGGCGCGCTGGGCGATGCCGAGCTGGAAGTCTGGGCCGCGGTGCAGCTCAAGGGCGAGAACATCGGCTCGATCCGCCTGCGCGAAAGCCTGCAGCAGCTGCGCCAGTTCGCCTGGCAGATGAGCCTGATGGGCTTGGTGCTGATCCTGCTGGCCATCCTGGTGGCGGCCTGGGTGCTGGGGCGGGTGCAGCGGCGCGCGCTGGCGCCCATCGTCGAGCTCTCGCAGCTGGCCGACCGCGTGGCCCGGCAGCGCGACTACGGCCTGCGCGCCGCGGTGCGCCGGCGCGACGAGGTGGGCCGGCTGGCCGAGCGCTTCAACGCCATGCTCAAGCGCATCGAGGTCTGGCAGGGCGAGCTGAACGAGCAACTGCACCAGGAGCAGGTGGCGGGCCAGCAACTGCAGCAGCTGGCGCACCGCGACGCCCTGACCCAGCTGCCGAACCGGCTGTTCTTCCAGTCCGAGCTGCAGCGCCAGGTCGGCCATGCGGTGCAGGCCGGGGAATTGATGGCGCTCATGTTCATCGATCTCGACAACTTCAAGACCGTCAACGACAGCCATGGGCACGAGGCCGGCGATGCGGTGCTGCGCGAGATGGCGCATCGCATGGCCTCGGTGCTGCGCAGCACCGACCTGCTGTGCCGGCTGGGCGGCGACGAATTCGCGCTGCTCCTGCCGGGGCTGGCCGATACCGCTGCGGCCGAGCATCTGGCCGAACGCCTGATCGCCGCGGTGCGCGCACCGCTGCATGTGCAGCAGCAGCTGATGCCGGTGGGCGCGACCGTGGGGCTGGCCTTCTGCCCCCAGGACAGCAGCGACCCGGCCGAGCTGCTCAAGCTCGCCGACCAGGCCATGTACGAGGCCAAGCGCGCCGGCAAGAACACCTATCGCAGGGCAGGACATGTGGATGAATGA
- the fliQ gene encoding flagellar biosynthesis protein FliQ, translated as MDAQQVFTFGQQGLYMLMLVAAPVLLTVLAVGVVVSIFQAATQINEATLSFVPKVLAAVLVLAITGPWMVTTLVEYIQRTLQTIPQVVG; from the coding sequence ATGGATGCACAACAAGTCTTCACTTTCGGCCAGCAAGGCCTCTACATGCTGATGCTGGTGGCCGCGCCGGTGCTGCTGACCGTGCTGGCGGTGGGCGTGGTGGTGAGCATCTTCCAGGCCGCCACCCAGATCAACGAAGCCACCCTGTCCTTCGTGCCCAAGGTGCTCGCGGCGGTGCTGGTGCTGGCCATCACCGGGCCCTGGATGGTGACCACCCTGGTCGAGTACATCCAGCGCACGCTGCAGACGATCCCGCAAGTCGTGGGCTGA
- the fliN gene encoding flagellar motor switch protein FliN, which yields MPPDSPSQDEQDAMAAEWAAALAEAKQPEIADEVQAAPEQVAPASFTNFSPTPGNMPGSDINMILDIPVQLTVELGRTRIPIKNILQLAQGSVVELDALAGEPMDVLVNGYLIAQGEVVVVNDKFGIRLTDIVTPSERMRRLSKA from the coding sequence ATGCCACCTGATAGCCCGAGCCAGGACGAACAAGACGCGATGGCGGCCGAATGGGCCGCCGCACTTGCCGAGGCCAAGCAGCCCGAGATCGCCGACGAGGTGCAGGCCGCGCCCGAGCAGGTGGCGCCGGCCAGCTTCACCAATTTCTCGCCCACCCCGGGCAATATGCCGGGCAGCGACATCAACATGATCCTGGACATCCCGGTCCAGCTGACGGTGGAACTGGGGCGCACGCGCATCCCGATCAAGAACATCCTGCAACTGGCCCAGGGCTCGGTGGTGGAGCTCGACGCGCTGGCCGGCGAGCCCATGGACGTGCTGGTGAACGGCTACCTGATCGCCCAGGGCGAGGTGGTGGTGGTGAACGACAAATTCGGTATCCGCCTGACCGACATCGTCACCCCCTCGGAGCGCATGCGACGGCTGTCGAAGGCCTGA
- the fliJ gene encoding flagellar export protein FliJ produces MSTSNLQALTLLLDRAVSERDEALRALRDAQNQAEQARNQHGQLAQYRNDYQQRWTQTFAQRTTVDILGCYQTFGLRLDQAINQQDQVSSYAEQRQELARNRLADCELRVASIRKLIERRRQEGLRVALRQEQKATDEQAARAALAGFGAYARVSA; encoded by the coding sequence ATGAGCACGAGCAATCTTCAAGCCCTGACCCTGCTGCTGGACCGCGCCGTTTCCGAGCGCGACGAGGCCTTGCGTGCCCTGCGCGATGCCCAGAACCAGGCCGAGCAGGCGCGCAACCAGCATGGCCAGCTGGCGCAGTACCGCAACGATTACCAGCAGCGCTGGACCCAGACCTTTGCCCAGCGCACCACGGTCGACATCCTGGGCTGCTACCAGACCTTCGGCCTGCGCCTGGACCAGGCGATCAACCAGCAGGACCAGGTCAGCAGCTACGCCGAACAGCGCCAGGAGCTGGCGCGCAACCGCCTCGCCGATTGCGAGCTGCGCGTGGCCTCGATCCGCAAGCTGATCGAACGCCGGCGCCAGGAAGGCCTGCGCGTCGCCCTGCGCCAGGAACAGAAAGCCACCGACGAACAGGCGGCACGTGCCGCCCTGGCCGGCTTTGGCGCCTACGCCCGCGTGAGCGCCTGA
- a CDS encoding FliO/MopB family protein, with protein sequence MNNQFLPFLWFLAILAMIPVALWLLKRSPMGAALSQGQMRTVAVLPLAPNQKIVTIEVGQGEDRRWLVLGVTGQQISTLHVMPPQPESATPPGGSFAEQLRQRLAGGKHDGASDAS encoded by the coding sequence ATGAACAATCAATTCCTGCCCTTCCTCTGGTTTCTGGCCATCCTGGCCATGATCCCGGTGGCGCTCTGGCTGCTCAAGCGAAGCCCGATGGGCGCAGCGCTGAGCCAAGGCCAGATGCGTACCGTCGCCGTGCTGCCGCTGGCACCGAATCAGAAAATCGTCACCATCGAGGTCGGCCAGGGTGAAGACCGGCGCTGGCTGGTGCTGGGCGTGACCGGCCAGCAGATCAGCACCCTGCATGTGATGCCGCCGCAGCCCGAGAGCGCCACACCGCCCGGCGGCTCGTTTGCCGAGCAGCTGCGCCAGCGCCTGGCGGGCGGCAAGCATGACGGGGCCAGCGATGCGAGCTGA
- the fliP gene encoding flagellar type III secretion system pore protein FliP (The bacterial flagellar biogenesis protein FliP forms a type III secretion system (T3SS)-type pore required for flagellar assembly.), translating into MRADFFVRCPRWLRQGLTLSVLSALAGAALAQSAAPASLPLLVGQGAGGSYSVPIQTLLFFTALGFLPAVLLMMTGFTRIVIVLSLLRQALGTQAAPPNQVIVGLSLFLTFFVMSPTLDKVYAEAWQPYSAGSIAFDEALKRAEVPMRGFMLKQTRQADMALFSRLAKLDAGVKPEAVPFKVLVPAFVTSELKSAFQIAFLIFIPFLVIDMIVSSVLMSLGMMMLSPVLVALPFKLMLFVLADGWNLLLGSLAASFVT; encoded by the coding sequence ATGCGAGCTGACTTTTTTGTTCGCTGCCCACGCTGGCTCAGGCAAGGCCTGACCCTCTCGGTCTTATCGGCGCTGGCTGGAGCGGCTTTAGCGCAATCCGCGGCACCCGCCAGCCTGCCCCTGCTGGTGGGCCAGGGCGCAGGCGGCAGCTACTCGGTGCCGATCCAGACCCTGTTGTTCTTCACCGCCCTGGGCTTCCTGCCCGCGGTGCTGCTGATGATGACGGGCTTCACCCGCATCGTCATCGTGCTCTCGCTGCTGCGCCAGGCGCTCGGCACCCAGGCCGCGCCGCCCAACCAGGTGATCGTCGGGCTGTCGCTGTTCCTCACCTTCTTCGTGATGAGCCCGACCCTCGACAAGGTCTATGCCGAGGCCTGGCAGCCCTACTCGGCCGGCAGCATCGCCTTCGACGAGGCGCTCAAGCGCGCCGAGGTGCCGATGCGCGGCTTCATGCTCAAGCAGACGCGCCAGGCCGACATGGCGCTGTTCAGCCGCCTGGCCAAGCTGGATGCCGGCGTCAAGCCCGAGGCCGTGCCCTTCAAGGTGCTGGTGCCGGCCTTCGTCACCAGCGAGCTCAAGAGCGCGTTCCAGATCGCCTTCCTGATCTTCATCCCCTTCCTCGTCATCGACATGATCGTCAGCAGCGTGCTGATGAGCCTGGGCATGATGATGCTGTCACCGGTGCTGGTGGCCCTGCCCTTCAAGCTGATGCTGTTCGTGCTCGCGGACGGCTGGAATCTGCTGCTGGGCTCGCTCGCCGCCTCCTTCGTCACCTGA
- a CDS encoding flagellar basal body-associated FliL family protein: MATAPAAADAAPKGGGKKKLVIIIAAVLLVVVLGGGAALLLMKKKQHASDEEGADAEPAAETTSHAKPKPGTPPTYVPLDPFTVNLADKEVDRFAQIGISLEVPDPKTADTIKAYLPAIRSNILMVLAHKTSAELLTREGKEQLAKDIMRESVRPMGIELDPDEEEDTAGGKAKPKKKKKAKVDSPVTQVLFSTFIVQ, from the coding sequence ATGGCCACAGCGCCCGCCGCAGCCGATGCCGCCCCCAAGGGTGGCGGCAAGAAAAAGCTCGTCATCATCATCGCCGCCGTCCTGCTGGTGGTGGTGCTGGGCGGGGGCGCCGCACTGTTGCTGATGAAGAAGAAGCAGCATGCCAGCGACGAGGAAGGTGCCGACGCCGAACCCGCGGCCGAAACCACCAGCCATGCCAAGCCCAAGCCCGGCACGCCACCCACCTATGTGCCGCTGGACCCCTTCACGGTGAACCTGGCCGACAAGGAGGTGGACCGCTTCGCCCAGATCGGCATCAGCCTGGAGGTGCCGGACCCGAAGACGGCCGACACCATCAAGGCCTACCTGCCCGCCATCCGCAGCAACATCCTGATGGTGTTGGCGCACAAGACCTCGGCCGAACTGCTCACGCGCGAAGGCAAGGAGCAGCTGGCCAAGGACATCATGCGCGAGTCGGTCCGCCCGATGGGGATTGAGCTGGACCCGGACGAAGAGGAAGATACGGCCGGTGGCAAGGCGAAGCCGAAGAAAAAGAAGAAGGCCAAGGTCGACAGCCCGGTGACCCAGGTCCTGTTCTCGACCTTCATCGTTCAATGA